In Cicer arietinum cultivar CDC Frontier isolate Library 1 chromosome 1, Cicar.CDCFrontier_v2.0, whole genome shotgun sequence, one DNA window encodes the following:
- the LOC101513302 gene encoding LOW QUALITY PROTEIN: pentatricopeptide repeat-containing protein At1g26900, mitochondrial (The sequence of the model RefSeq protein was modified relative to this genomic sequence to represent the inferred CDS: inserted 1 base in 1 codon), with protein MTVLKSSLFLRHSFQLCPTQFSMEPHSLHYKLTLALKSCKNISEVRQIHCYMIKTSLTNVPFTLSKLLAASILDMDYASSICSYIQNPNLFMFNTMLRGYSISNFSNKAFPIFNELRNRGIELDQFSFVTVLKACGRSLEVRFGQGIHGISVKSGNRMFVDVNNTLLHFYSVCRRIEDAHKVFDEFIERNDVVSWNILMGGCLFVSKYSLVFELFLKMCFGGIKASVATMLSLLSAAGDIGNFVLGKSLHGYCLRIGFCSNLNVVTALIDMYAKTGCIYLARKVFDGLEEKDVVLWNCLIGNYAKNSLVEDAVVLLQKMRHEGVKPNSSTFVGLLSDWPASGSMQVVRYVISLIEEEKLELDVVLGTALVDVYAKCGFLDEAMNIFEKMGDKDVKSWTAMISGYGIHGQPVNAIHLFKRMENEGFRPNEVTFLAILTACSHGGLVIEGMDIFKRMVQEHGFSPRVEHYGCLIDXALELIKSLPIKGDATAWRTLLAACRVHGDVKLGECVKDVLNNIYTAHPTDSILISSTYAVAGRISDLTKVQEMKQKNVTLGIYGVHETEGESTVKEAGCMLIAVCFLVLESIKALYLNYQFDCNFSRKRIITQKYFHCICMYKKKEVEKDALIFQSSCYYSERICSGLIRKPMSNRTQAVWLSLA; from the exons ATGACAGTTTTAAAATCTTCATTATTTCTAAGACACAGTTTCCAGCTATGTCCCACACAATTCTCCATGGAACCACATTCATTGCATTACAAACTCACTCTTGCATTGAAATCATGCAAAAACATCTCCGAAGTTCGTCAAATTCATTGCTACATGATTAAAACCTCTCTCACCAACGTTCCTTTTACTCTCAGCAAGCTTCTCGCTGCTTCCATTTTAGACATGGATTATGCATCCTCCATTTGCAGTTATATCCAAAACCCTAATCTTTTCATGTTCAATACAATGCTTAGAGGTTATTCTATTagcaatttttcaaataaagctTTTCCCATTTTTAATGAACTCAGGAATCGTGGAATTGAACTTGACCAATTTTCTTTCGTAACGGTGCTTAAAGCTTGTGGTCGAAGTTTAGAGGTTAGGTTTGGTCAAGGGATTCATGGGATTTCTGTGAAGTCAGGGAATAGAATGTTTGTTGATGTGAACAATACCCTTTTGCATTTCTATAGTGTTTGTAGAAGAATTGAAgatgcacataaggtgtttgatgaatTTATTGAGAGAAATGATGTGGTGTCTTGGAACATTTTGATGGGTGGGTGTCTTTTTGTTTCGAAGTATAGTTTGGTTTTTGAGTTATTCTTGAAGATGTGCTTTGGTGGGATTAAAGCTAGTGTGGCAACTATGTTGAGTCTTTTGTCTGCAGCTGGTGATATAGGGAACTTTGTTTTGGGGAAGTCTCTTCATGGTTACTGTCTCCGAATCGGATTTTGTTCTAATTTAAATGTTGTTACTGCATTGATTGATATGTATGCAAAAACGGGTTGTATCTATTTGGCGCGAAAAGTTTTCGATGGCCTAGAGGAAAAGGATGTTGTCTTATGGAACTGTTTAATAGGAAACTATGCAAAGAATAGCCTGGTTGAAGATGCAGTGGTCTTATTACAGAAAATGAGACATGAGGGAGTTAAACCGAATTCTTCTACCTTTGTGGGGCTTCTTTCAGATTGGCCTGCATCTGGATCTATGCAGGTAGTTCGTTACGTTATTAGTTTGATCGAAGAGGAGAAACTAGAACTGGATGTGGTTCTTGGAACAGCTCTTGTTGATGTGTATGCTAAATGTGGCTTTCTAGATGAGGCCATGAACATATTTGAGAAGATGGGTGATAAAGATGTGAAATCTTGGACAGCCATGATTTCAGGTTATGGAATTCATGGGCAGCCAGTTAATGCCATACATCTTTTCAAAAGGATGGAGAATGAAGGGTTTAGACCTAATGAAGTTACGTTTTTGGCAATTCTTACTGCTTGTAGTCATGGAGGACTTGTTATTGAGGGGATGGATATTTTTAAGCGCATGGTTCAGGAACATGGATTTTCACCACGGGTTGAGCATTATGGATGTCTTATTG AAGCACTTGAGCTAATCAAGAGCTTGCCAATTAAGGGTGATGCTACTGCATGGCGGACACTGCTTGCTGCTTGCCGAGTCCACGGAGATGTTAAATTGGGGGAATGTGTGAAAGATGTGTTGAACAACATTTATACAGCTCATCCTACAGATTCCATCCTCATTTCCAGCACTTATGCAGTTGCTGGAAGAATCTCAGATCTTACAAAAGTGCAAGAAATGAAGCAAAAAAATGTTACTTTAGGCATTTATGGGGTGCATGAAACAGAGGGTGAAAGTACGGTAAAGGAGGCTGG ATGTATGCTGATTGCTGTTTGTTTCCTTGTTTTAGAGTCTATTAAAGCCTTATATTTGAATTATCAGTTTGACTGCAATTTCTCCCGCAAGAGAATAATTACTCAAAAATACTTTCATTGCATCTGCATGTACAAGAAAAAGGAAGTGGAGAAGGATGCTTTGATATTTCAGAGCAGTTGCTACTACTCCGAACGAATATGTTCAGGCCTAATAAGGAAGCCCATGTCTAACCGGACCCAAGCAGTATGGTTAAGTTTGGCTTAG
- the LOC101513626 gene encoding gibberellin 2-beta-dioxygenase-like, with product MVVLSKPTLNNFSLVKSIKPTTTTTLSNGIPVVDLTDPEAKTLIVKACKEVGFFKVVNHGVPLELMSNLENEALRFFTKPQTEKDRAGPPDPFGYGSKRIGSNGDVGWVEYILLNTNPHVFSSKSISIFRENRLNLRCAVEDYIEAMKKMCCMVLELMAEGLGIERKNELSRLLKDEKSDCCFRMNHYPPCPEVQLRNVVGFGEHTDPQIISVLRSNSTSGLQICLSDGTWLSVPPDHTSFFINVGDTLQVLTNGRFKSVKHRVMADTTKSRLSMIYFGGPPLSEKIVPLPSLMLKKEESLYKEFTWCEYKKAMYNSRLADNRLGPFEIKSYAK from the exons ATGGTTGTTCTTTCTAAACCAACATTAAACAATTTCTCACTTGTTAAATCAATcaaaccaacaacaacaacaacgttGTCAAATGGAATTCCTGTTGTTGACCTCACAGACCCTGAAGCTAAAACACTTATAGTCAAAGCTTGTAAGGAAGTTGGATTCTTTAAAGTTGTTAACCATGGTGTTCCATTGGAACTCATGTCCAATTTGGAAAACGAAGCACTTAGATTCTTTACAAAACCTCAAACAGAGAAAGACAGAGCAGGTCCTCCTGACCCTTTTGGTTATGGTAGTAAGAGAATTGGATCAAACGGTGATGTTGGTTGGGTTGAGTATATACTTCTTAATACTAATCCTCatgttttttcttcaaaatctatTTCTATTTTCCGTGAAAATCGACTCAATTTAAG GTGTGCTGTGGAAGATTATATTGAAGCAATGAAGAAGATGTGTTGTATGGTGTTGGAATTAATGGCAGAAGGATTGGGGATAGAAAGAAAGAATGAGTTGAGCAGATTATTGAAAGATGAGAAAAGTGATTGTTGTTTCAGAATGAACCATTACCCACCGTGTCCTGAGGTGCAACTTAGGAATGTGGTGGGGTTTGGGGAGCATACAGACCCACAAATTATTTCTGTTTTGAGATCAAATAGCACTTCTGGTCTGCAAATATGTCTCTCTGATGGAACTTGGCTTTCTGTTCCACCTGATCATACTTCTTTTTTCATCAATGTTGGTGATACTCTTCAG GTATTGACTAATGGTAGATTCAAAAGTGTAAAGCACAGGGTTATGGCTGACACAACAAAGTCAAGGTTGTCGATGATATACTTTGGAGGACCACCCTTGAGTGAAAAGATAGTGCCTTTACCTTCattaatgttaaaaaaagaGGAGAGTTTGTACAAAGAGTTCACATGGTGTGAGTACAAGAAAGCTATGTACAATTCAAGGCTGGCTGATAATAGGCTTGGcccttttgaaattaaatcTTATGCCAAATAG
- the LOC101513955 gene encoding DNA-directed RNA polymerase I subunit 2, with translation MLSVVGNLTPWSDHNQSPPNMYQCQMIWPDEPYCSTYNEVTNKTYLFKKKGSEPVYVDYVAVDTKTKKNLNKVNIRFRHPRNPVIGDKFSSRHGQKGVCSQLWPDIDMPFSGTTGMRPDLIINPHAFPSRMTIAMLLESVSAKGGSLHGKFKDATPFRSSVKIGDF, from the exons ATGCTAAGTGTAGTTGGTAATCTTACACCATGGTCAGATCATAATCAGAGTCCACCTAATATGTACCAGTGTCAG ATGATATGGCCAGATGAACCCTATTGTAGCACTTACAATGAGGTAACAAATAAAACATACCTCTTCAAAAAAAAGGGTTCTGAACCTGTTTATGTTGACTATGTGGCTGTTGACACCAAAACTAAGAAGAATTTAAATAAG GTTAACATACGCTTTCGACATCCTCGGAACCCTGTCATTGGTGATAAATTTAGCAGTAGACATGGACAGAAAGGTGTTTGCTCTCAGTTGTGGCCAGACATTGACATGCCATTTTCTGGAACTACTGGAATGCGGCCGGATCTCATTATAAATCCTCATGCATTTCCCTCTAGGATGACGATTGCTATGCTTTTGGAATCTGTTTCTGCTAAG GGAGGCAGCTTACATGGAAAATTTAAAGATGCAACTCCATTTCGTAGTTCAGTGAAGATTGGTGATTTTTAG